In the genome of Myxococcus stipitatus, one region contains:
- a CDS encoding prolipoprotein diacylglyceryl transferase: MSAHPLHDVSPVVVRFSETLFLRWTGAAYLVGFLLVFAALWRQATRGHGPFQKREVPELVLYAGLFGVMLGGRLGYVLLHQWEDFSQDLTLFFQFRQGGASMLGALLGVLVFAVYFARQHQRPWLQVTDALVVFAPLGFFLGHLALFTEGMPLGQVTSAPWGFVFPSEVGMPDFQPVVTPSFDVTALAHAPGHELALLARTNEAFLAELYRILPARHPVLLYQAVLEGAVLGAILLAVRFGWRSRPEGMLSGVFFVLLGGLRFLGLPFHAPRPDLSFGAGFEQSALAPVLLVALGAAFVLSASASRAREDARPSAVKLEGHAAD; the protein is encoded by the coding sequence GTGTCCGCTCATCCGCTCCATGACGTCAGCCCGGTGGTGGTGCGCTTCTCCGAGACCCTCTTCCTGCGCTGGACAGGAGCCGCGTATCTCGTGGGCTTCCTCCTTGTGTTCGCCGCGCTCTGGCGACAAGCCACGCGCGGACACGGGCCGTTCCAGAAGCGAGAGGTGCCGGAGCTCGTGCTCTACGCGGGCCTCTTCGGCGTGATGCTGGGTGGGCGGCTGGGCTACGTGCTCCTGCACCAATGGGAGGACTTCTCCCAGGACCTCACCCTCTTCTTCCAGTTCCGACAGGGCGGCGCCTCCATGCTGGGTGCCCTGCTGGGTGTGCTGGTCTTCGCGGTGTACTTCGCGCGCCAGCACCAACGTCCCTGGCTTCAAGTGACGGACGCGTTGGTGGTCTTCGCTCCGCTGGGTTTCTTCCTGGGCCATCTGGCCCTGTTCACGGAAGGGATGCCACTGGGGCAGGTGACCTCCGCGCCCTGGGGCTTCGTCTTTCCCTCGGAGGTCGGCATGCCCGACTTCCAGCCCGTGGTGACTCCCTCGTTCGATGTCACGGCGCTGGCCCATGCACCGGGCCACGAGCTCGCGCTCCTGGCGCGCACGAACGAAGCGTTCCTCGCGGAGCTGTACCGCATCCTCCCCGCGCGCCATCCCGTGCTGCTCTACCAGGCCGTGCTGGAGGGCGCGGTCCTGGGCGCCATCCTCCTGGCGGTGCGCTTCGGGTGGCGCTCGCGGCCGGAGGGGATGTTGAGCGGAGTGTTCTTCGTGCTGCTCGGAGGGCTGCGCTTCCTCGGCCTTCCGTTCCACGCGCCTCGGCCGGACCTGTCCTTCGGCGCCGGGTTCGAGCAGAGCGCGCTCGCGCCCGTGTTGCTGGTGGCCCTGGGCGCGGCCTTCGTCCTCAGTGCCTCGGCCTCGCGTGCCCGCGAGGACGCGCGGCCCTCCGCCGTGAAGCTGGAGGGCCACGCCGCCGACTGA
- the sitI6 gene encoding SitI6 family double-CXXCG motif immunity protein → MSRFYWVNEDRTIAERYGGEVDGWRPLALPGVSCHTCGATWSDVGHDYPSVDLSQLPERRDLERARPEPFPEFARLREAVRPLTPPDAHLPPGTGFGPLAGRAWGEFGPIAWVGGLTLLMRRDALARLQAEGVRGLKGFRTELRFRQKSPPDLLELELEPRGRLHPDCIPPDAPPPCPTCGRHGFMRPEDPVLEAASLPRELDLFRVGDFATMVIATERCREVVHRLGLDGFTFQELPTR, encoded by the coding sequence ATGAGTCGGTTCTATTGGGTGAACGAGGACAGGACCATCGCGGAGAGATACGGCGGGGAGGTCGATGGGTGGCGTCCGTTGGCGCTTCCCGGCGTGAGCTGTCACACCTGCGGCGCGACGTGGAGCGACGTGGGCCATGACTACCCTTCCGTCGACCTCTCACAACTGCCCGAGCGCCGCGATCTTGAACGAGCCAGACCCGAGCCCTTCCCCGAGTTCGCGCGCCTTCGCGAAGCAGTACGCCCACTGACTCCGCCCGATGCACACCTTCCGCCGGGAACAGGCTTTGGCCCACTCGCAGGCCGAGCCTGGGGCGAGTTCGGCCCCATCGCCTGGGTGGGGGGACTCACCCTCCTCATGCGCCGAGATGCACTGGCGCGCCTCCAAGCAGAAGGAGTGCGTGGACTGAAAGGGTTCCGCACGGAGCTTCGCTTCCGCCAGAAGAGCCCACCCGACCTGCTGGAGCTCGAATTGGAGCCACGCGGCAGGCTTCACCCCGACTGCATTCCCCCAGACGCACCACCACCGTGCCCGACCTGCGGCCGGCACGGATTCATGCGACCCGAGGATCCAGTTCTGGAGGCTGCGTCCCTGCCTCGAGAGCTGGACCTCTTCCGGGTCGGCGACTTCGCCACCATGGTCATCGCCACCGAGCGGTGCAGGGAGGTCGTGCACCGCCTGGGGCTCGACGGCTTCACGTTCCAGGAACTGCCAACACGCTGA
- a CDS encoding lectin OAA family protein, which produces MSMYSVQNQWGGSTAPWNPGGVWVIGNRPKQNVIAMNVTSRDGGKTLTGTMTYAGEQAIGFRGTLSGPNTYKVENQWGGPSAPWNAGGTFVLGCRVDQGVVAIDITSSDGGQTFAGTMTYSGEKPIGFKSELANGGAYAVENQWGGATAPWNAGGLWGLGARKGQNVVAMSVTSNDGGKTLTGTMTYDQEGPIGFRATQSSAGTYTVENQWGGNTAPWQPGGQWLIGSRPKQNVVSVNVSSSDGGKTLTGTMTYDQEGPIGFRGTLS; this is translated from the coding sequence ATGTCCATGTATAGCGTTCAGAACCAGTGGGGTGGTTCGACGGCTCCTTGGAATCCGGGGGGTGTCTGGGTCATCGGCAATCGGCCCAAGCAGAACGTCATCGCGATGAATGTCACCTCCCGCGATGGAGGCAAGACGCTGACCGGAACCATGACGTACGCGGGTGAGCAGGCCATCGGCTTCCGCGGAACCCTCTCCGGCCCCAACACCTACAAAGTGGAGAACCAGTGGGGTGGCCCCTCCGCGCCCTGGAACGCGGGCGGCACCTTCGTCCTCGGCTGTCGCGTGGACCAGGGCGTCGTCGCCATCGACATCACCTCCAGCGACGGCGGACAGACCTTCGCGGGCACGATGACCTACTCGGGCGAGAAACCCATCGGCTTCAAGAGCGAGCTCGCCAATGGCGGCGCCTACGCCGTGGAGAACCAGTGGGGCGGCGCCACCGCGCCGTGGAATGCCGGCGGACTCTGGGGCCTGGGCGCACGCAAGGGCCAGAACGTCGTCGCCATGAGTGTCACCTCCAACGACGGCGGGAAGACGCTGACGGGCACCATGACCTACGACCAGGAAGGGCCCATCGGCTTCCGGGCCACCCAGTCCAGCGCGGGCACGTACACCGTCGAGAACCAGTGGGGCGGCAACACCGCGCCCTGGCAACCCGGTGGACAGTGGCTCATCGGCTCCCGGCCGAAGCAGAACGTCGTCTCCGTCAATGTCTCCTCCAGTGACGGCGGCAAGACGCTGACGGGGACCATGACCTACGACCAGGAAGGGCCTATCGGCTTCCGTGGTACCTTGAGCTGA
- a CDS encoding ABC transporter permease yields the protein MPSFFQDLRHGARSLRRSPGFTLATVLALAFGIGANTLLFSVVSALLLRPLPLPQAERVLSVWGKDLQNGGVQSALSRLDAEDLRRQVKSFESFSAFDVSGVTLTAAHQEPERVEAAMVSEDFFRVAGVKPALGRTLSAEEHLLTGPKALVISHALWKQRFGADPRVLERLVEMDGQPYQVVGVMPEGFDFPREGASETVVLWAPLAAQGFIRDNWDNRGTHLLTGVGRLAPGATVEQADAEARAVMTALTQAYPDSNSNASVSVESLQTRLSQSTRRPALLLLGAVSLLLLIACVNVAQLLLARAMARQQEFAVRSALGAGRGALARQLLAEGSLLAVAGGIAGLFLGTWGTEALSVMLPESVRQVQAVRVDGRALLYTAALVLAVTLLCGLAPLGTATRASLGGLLQSTRGTSASKSALRWRAVLVSLQVALALVLLVGAGLLVRSAQRLAEVDLGYRAENVTLLRFNLPGPRYTGKTMADFYQRLLEQVRAQPGVESAANVTPGVATGGAISLSLELPDKPTPPSERRGASFRAVSDGAFATLGMALKQGRDFTPQDTRDSPQVVVVNESFARKFFPGEDILGKRVIIGYGDDILREVVGVVGDMRGRGLDKVAEPELYAPLNQTPWPSTTVVVRSRLPMESVAALVKAELSRLDSQLSMRKPTTLEQNLADSVADRSFQRVLLLAFAVSAVALASLGIYGLMAYSVAQRRRELGIRLALGALPTDVVRLVMGQALRMCAVGLAVGLVLSLALSRVLEGMLYGVSALDPVTFLLVPLLLLAVVALASWLPARRASQVSPGVAMSAD from the coding sequence ATGCCCTCCTTCTTCCAAGACCTGCGCCACGGCGCTCGCTCCCTCCGCCGCAGCCCCGGCTTCACGCTGGCGACGGTGCTGGCCTTGGCCTTTGGCATCGGCGCGAACACGCTGCTCTTCAGCGTGGTGAGCGCCCTGCTGCTCCGGCCGCTCCCCCTGCCCCAGGCGGAGCGAGTCCTCTCCGTGTGGGGCAAGGACCTCCAGAACGGCGGCGTGCAGTCGGCCCTGTCCCGCCTGGACGCGGAAGACCTGCGGCGGCAGGTGAAGTCCTTCGAGTCCTTCTCCGCCTTCGACGTCTCGGGCGTCACGCTCACCGCGGCTCACCAGGAGCCGGAGCGGGTGGAGGCGGCGATGGTGTCGGAGGACTTCTTCCGCGTGGCGGGCGTCAAGCCCGCACTCGGCCGCACCCTCTCCGCCGAGGAGCACCTGCTCACCGGCCCCAAGGCCCTGGTCATCTCCCATGCGCTGTGGAAGCAGCGCTTTGGCGCGGACCCTCGGGTGCTGGAGCGCCTGGTGGAGATGGACGGTCAGCCCTACCAGGTGGTGGGCGTGATGCCGGAGGGCTTCGACTTTCCCCGCGAGGGCGCCTCCGAGACGGTGGTGCTCTGGGCCCCGCTGGCCGCGCAGGGCTTCATCCGTGACAACTGGGACAACCGAGGCACGCACCTGCTCACGGGCGTGGGGAGGCTCGCGCCCGGGGCCACCGTGGAGCAGGCGGACGCGGAGGCGCGCGCGGTGATGACGGCCCTCACCCAGGCCTATCCCGACAGCAACTCCAACGCGAGCGTCTCGGTGGAGTCCCTCCAGACGCGGCTGTCCCAGAGCACGCGCCGGCCCGCGCTGCTGCTCCTGGGGGCCGTGTCGCTGCTCCTGCTCATCGCGTGCGTCAACGTGGCGCAGCTGCTCCTGGCCCGAGCCATGGCGCGGCAACAGGAGTTCGCGGTGCGCTCGGCGCTGGGCGCGGGCCGAGGCGCGCTGGCGCGGCAGCTGTTGGCGGAGGGCTCGCTGCTGGCCGTCGCGGGCGGCATCGCGGGCCTGTTCCTGGGGACCTGGGGCACGGAGGCGCTGAGCGTGATGTTGCCGGAGTCGGTGCGGCAGGTGCAGGCGGTGCGCGTGGATGGACGCGCCCTGCTCTACACGGCGGCCCTGGTGCTCGCGGTGACGCTGCTGTGCGGACTGGCGCCCTTGGGCACGGCGACGCGCGCGAGCCTGGGCGGACTGCTGCAGAGCACCCGAGGCACGAGCGCCAGCAAGTCCGCGCTGCGCTGGCGAGCGGTGCTGGTGTCGCTGCAGGTGGCGCTCGCGCTGGTGTTGCTGGTGGGCGCGGGGTTGCTGGTGCGCAGCGCGCAGCGGCTGGCGGAGGTGGACCTGGGCTACCGCGCGGAGAACGTGACGCTGCTGCGCTTCAACCTTCCGGGGCCGCGCTACACGGGCAAGACGATGGCGGACTTCTACCAACGCCTGCTCGAGCAGGTGCGGGCGCAGCCGGGGGTGGAGTCCGCGGCGAACGTGACGCCCGGCGTGGCGACGGGGGGCGCCATCAGCCTGTCGCTGGAGCTGCCCGACAAGCCCACGCCCCCGTCCGAGCGGCGCGGCGCCAGCTTCCGCGCGGTGAGCGACGGCGCGTTCGCGACGCTGGGGATGGCGCTGAAGCAGGGGCGGGACTTCACGCCCCAGGACACGCGGGACTCGCCGCAGGTGGTCGTGGTGAACGAGTCCTTCGCGAGGAAGTTCTTCCCGGGGGAGGACATCCTCGGCAAGCGCGTCATCATCGGCTACGGAGACGACATCCTGCGCGAGGTGGTGGGCGTGGTGGGTGACATGCGCGGCCGGGGCCTGGACAAGGTCGCGGAGCCGGAGCTCTATGCGCCGCTGAACCAGACGCCGTGGCCCTCGACCACGGTGGTGGTGCGCAGCCGGCTGCCCATGGAGAGTGTCGCCGCGCTGGTGAAGGCGGAGCTGTCGCGGCTCGACTCCCAGCTGTCGATGCGCAAGCCCACGACGCTGGAGCAGAACCTGGCGGACTCGGTCGCGGACCGCAGCTTCCAGCGGGTGCTGCTGCTCGCGTTCGCTGTCTCCGCGGTGGCGCTGGCCTCGCTCGGCATCTACGGGTTGATGGCGTACAGCGTGGCGCAGCGGCGCAGGGAGCTGGGCATCCGCCTCGCGCTGGGCGCGCTCCCCACGGACGTGGTGCGGCTGGTGATGGGCCAGGCGCTGCGGATGTGCGCGGTGGGCCTGGCCGTGGGCCTGGTGTTGTCGCTGGCGCTGTCTCGCGTGCTGGAGGGGATGCTGTACGGCGTGAGCGCGCTGGACCCGGTGACGTTCCTGTTGGTGCCGCTGCTGCTGCTCGCGGTGGTGGCGCTCGCGAGCTGGCTGCCCGCGCGTCGCGCGTCGCAAGTCTCACCAGGTGTCGCGATGAGCGCGGACTGA
- a CDS encoding metallophosphoesterase: MARKSTGTAQRQDPTSPAEPTPRPQPVLSRNETAPISDSGTATKPQHHAGMVRWLHPAQLLRTGLDAVVAAVFGARADHRLIEAVVRPQDPYFDYSQETSPEGDFWLDYVADTGDGWDSTYTVARLLALPELKLPVRGQPRAGEFDTQRGRVLVMGGDGVYPGASREAYEERLIQPYEAAMRRSSTPNPDLFIIPGNHDWYDGLSAFMRLFCANRWIAGRRTRQSRSYFALKLPQGWWLIGTDVQLNSDIDVPQVEYFRQVADQMGPEDRVILCNAEPAWILAATQRRKGSYLENNLEYLQEKVLGRRISIFLAGDLHHYRRHEDAAGRQKITAGGGGAFMHPTHAPKAHVLRDGYMLQKSFPDERTSRKLARKNLFLIRYSPLFGLMTGALYLLLALAAYAEVGSLGVSRLGDVVLAVGNSMVSRPWTMVLGLATIGGLIGFADAAFGKWRGLAGTLHGLAHIFTAFFVAWGGTYLAVSGMGICPELTPDGLNCTAGWLHLAGKFAMSSGLTFLGGFLFGPFVMGLYLWLSVNLFGAHSNEAFISLALPDWKNFLRLHINAKGQLTVYPVGIERVPRKWKRTHAGPQAPAYEPDDAKATPPTLIEPPLKI; encoded by the coding sequence ATGGCCCGTAAGTCGACCGGGACGGCGCAGCGCCAGGACCCCACCTCCCCCGCCGAGCCGACGCCGCGCCCTCAGCCGGTGCTCTCGCGCAACGAGACGGCGCCCATCTCCGACAGCGGCACCGCGACGAAGCCTCAGCATCACGCGGGCATGGTGCGGTGGCTCCACCCCGCGCAGCTCCTGCGCACGGGCCTGGACGCCGTCGTCGCCGCCGTCTTCGGCGCGCGCGCGGACCATCGGCTCATCGAAGCCGTGGTGCGTCCGCAGGACCCCTACTTCGACTACTCGCAGGAGACCTCGCCGGAGGGAGACTTCTGGCTCGACTACGTCGCGGACACGGGCGACGGCTGGGACTCGACGTACACCGTGGCGCGGCTGCTCGCGTTGCCGGAGCTGAAGCTCCCCGTGCGAGGACAGCCGCGCGCCGGTGAGTTCGACACCCAGCGCGGCCGGGTGCTCGTGATGGGCGGCGACGGCGTGTACCCCGGCGCCAGCCGCGAGGCCTACGAAGAGCGGTTGATTCAGCCGTACGAAGCGGCCATGCGCCGCTCGAGCACGCCCAACCCGGACCTGTTCATCATCCCGGGCAATCACGACTGGTACGACGGCCTGTCCGCGTTCATGCGGCTGTTCTGCGCGAACCGCTGGATTGCGGGGCGGCGCACGCGGCAGAGCCGCAGCTACTTCGCGCTGAAGCTGCCCCAGGGGTGGTGGCTCATCGGCACCGACGTGCAGCTCAACAGCGACATCGACGTGCCGCAGGTGGAGTACTTCCGTCAGGTGGCGGACCAGATGGGTCCGGAGGACCGGGTCATCCTCTGCAACGCGGAGCCCGCCTGGATTCTGGCGGCCACGCAGCGGCGCAAGGGCAGCTACCTGGAGAACAACCTGGAGTACCTCCAGGAGAAGGTGCTCGGCCGGCGCATCAGCATCTTCCTCGCCGGAGACCTGCACCACTACCGGCGCCACGAGGACGCGGCGGGCCGGCAGAAAATCACCGCGGGCGGAGGCGGCGCGTTCATGCACCCCACGCACGCGCCCAAGGCGCACGTGCTGCGCGACGGCTACATGCTCCAGAAGAGCTTCCCGGATGAGCGCACGTCCCGGAAGCTGGCGCGAAAGAACCTGTTCCTCATCCGCTACAGCCCGCTGTTCGGCTTGATGACGGGCGCGCTGTACCTGCTGCTCGCGCTCGCGGCCTACGCGGAGGTGGGCTCGCTGGGTGTCTCACGGCTGGGCGACGTGGTGCTCGCGGTGGGCAACAGCATGGTGAGCCGCCCGTGGACGATGGTGCTGGGGCTGGCCACCATCGGTGGACTCATCGGCTTCGCGGATGCGGCCTTCGGCAAGTGGCGCGGGCTCGCGGGCACCTTGCATGGCCTCGCCCACATCTTCACGGCCTTCTTCGTCGCGTGGGGAGGCACCTACCTGGCGGTGAGTGGCATGGGCATCTGTCCCGAGCTCACACCCGACGGGCTCAACTGCACCGCGGGCTGGCTGCACCTGGCGGGCAAGTTCGCGATGTCCTCCGGCCTCACGTTCCTGGGCGGCTTCCTCTTCGGCCCCTTCGTCATGGGCCTGTACCTGTGGCTGAGCGTCAACCTGTTCGGCGCCCACTCCAACGAGGCTTTCATCTCGCTGGCGCTGCCGGACTGGAAGAACTTCCTGCGCCTGCACATCAACGCGAAGGGGCAGCTCACGGTGTATCCGGTGGGCATCGAGCGGGTGCCTCGCAAGTGGAAGCGCACGCACGCGGGCCCCCAGGCACCCGCGTATGAGCCGGATGACGCGAAGGCCACGCCTCCGACGCTCATCGAACCCCCTCTGAAAATCTAG
- a CDS encoding DUF6923 family protein: MKTRWKNVLLLGALAGACAANAHDLEVEKRVNGETSTTVSTYPATLVFSYTVTNVHPSLPSTLLTVADPLFASRGFRFTPAPPVDIPVGGSLTYQFTYTLDSFEDCLALAGEDDDPSTPGETPGFTHAFRVAFQEGASEARARVVCEQPPLTCDDTLYISTGVPTSLNVFDPVAGTLTPLFTADIQYHAIGFNPADGYIYGLTTPNRLLRMGSDGVPADLGAIAGLPTSRYDAGTFLADGSYLVHNGATDEYARIDVDARTTLASGVVDSPATLSMSDLAVNPLDGRVYAFNQDTDRLTVFDPVTATHADFGPAAPVNASGAVSTGFLTGPAFFDQAGRFYLYGTDLDASPGGPRNTLYQVDLTTSTFTRVVGGPPVGVVDGASCALGEARVTQVSGFFKVHLDVARDCLAGGAIDLGVVGTARTLEDMMGALWDSPTLGPDGFPLAPASSLNMRLATELLTATCNERLFGPTPRGMAALEAGHAALATSMAETARRDILTELTAFNASGAKRALPLAFDLGKGPATPLRAMQLGQE; the protein is encoded by the coding sequence ATGAAGACTCGGTGGAAGAACGTGCTCCTCCTCGGGGCACTGGCGGGAGCCTGCGCGGCGAACGCGCATGACCTGGAGGTAGAGAAGCGCGTCAACGGCGAGACCTCCACCACCGTCTCCACCTATCCCGCGACGCTGGTCTTCTCGTACACCGTCACCAACGTCCACCCCTCGCTGCCCTCGACGCTGCTGACGGTGGCGGACCCGCTCTTCGCGTCGCGCGGATTCCGCTTCACGCCAGCGCCGCCCGTGGACATCCCCGTGGGGGGCTCCCTCACGTATCAATTCACATACACGCTCGACAGCTTCGAGGACTGCCTCGCGCTCGCGGGCGAGGATGACGACCCGTCCACGCCCGGCGAGACACCGGGCTTCACCCACGCCTTCCGGGTGGCCTTCCAGGAAGGAGCGTCGGAGGCCCGAGCCCGCGTCGTCTGCGAGCAGCCGCCGCTCACGTGTGACGACACGCTGTACATCTCGACGGGGGTCCCCACCTCGCTCAACGTCTTCGACCCCGTCGCGGGGACGCTGACGCCGCTCTTCACCGCCGACATCCAATACCACGCCATCGGCTTCAACCCGGCGGATGGCTACATCTATGGCCTGACCACGCCCAACCGCCTGTTGCGCATGGGCTCCGACGGCGTGCCCGCGGACCTCGGCGCCATCGCGGGGTTGCCCACCAGCCGCTACGACGCGGGGACCTTCCTCGCGGACGGCAGCTACCTCGTCCACAACGGGGCGACGGACGAATACGCACGCATCGACGTCGACGCGAGGACCACGCTGGCCTCCGGCGTCGTCGACAGCCCCGCCACCCTCTCCATGAGCGACCTGGCGGTCAACCCGCTCGACGGGCGGGTGTATGCCTTCAACCAGGACACCGACCGGCTGACGGTTTTCGACCCCGTCACCGCGACCCACGCCGACTTCGGCCCCGCGGCGCCGGTGAATGCGTCCGGCGCGGTCAGCACGGGGTTCCTCACGGGCCCCGCGTTCTTCGACCAGGCGGGGCGCTTCTACCTCTACGGCACGGACCTCGACGCGTCCCCGGGAGGCCCTCGGAACACGCTGTATCAAGTCGACCTGACGACCAGCACCTTCACCCGGGTGGTCGGAGGTCCCCCGGTCGGCGTCGTCGACGGCGCCTCGTGCGCGCTGGGCGAAGCGCGCGTCACGCAGGTGTCCGGCTTCTTCAAGGTCCACCTCGACGTGGCCCGGGACTGTCTGGCCGGCGGCGCCATCGACCTGGGAGTGGTCGGGACGGCGCGGACACTCGAGGACATGATGGGCGCGCTCTGGGACAGCCCCACGCTGGGCCCCGACGGCTTCCCGCTCGCGCCGGCTTCGTCGCTGAACATGCGGCTGGCCACGGAGCTGCTCACGGCCACCTGCAATGAGCGCCTCTTCGGGCCGACGCCTCGGGGCATGGCGGCGCTCGAGGCGGGCCATGCGGCCCTCGCCACGTCCATGGCGGAGACCGCCCGGCGCGACATCCTCACCGAGCTCACCGCCTTCAATGCCTCCGGAGCGAAGCGCGCGCTGCCGCTCGCGTTCGACCTGGGCAAGGGCCCGGCCACTCCGCTCCGCGCGATGCAGCTCGGCCAGGAATGA
- the sitA6 gene encoding SitA6 family polymorphic toxin lipoprotein, with product MSTLHAPWSLLAVIFCLGCATATKPPIQKAWEEAEVECLAAEQDHCVSLLCMGDTCGFYPCGELPGEVELARFPPARPPAAAAAPGMGPRRSWGAGQKLPRGAVMVFPNWNGAPERVVPPSRQLTPGRWEKHHIFPQSEDLARWFERQGVKIHHYTMPIPLHVHRRIHDGTGRGGAWNDAWRSYMRQNPRAKPEEIFKHAGELIHRFDLMGGPVQPYYSRPGA from the coding sequence ATGTCGACCCTTCATGCTCCTTGGTCATTGTTGGCTGTCATTTTCTGCCTGGGCTGCGCAACCGCCACCAAGCCCCCCATTCAGAAGGCCTGGGAAGAAGCGGAGGTGGAGTGCCTCGCCGCAGAGCAGGACCACTGTGTCTCTCTTCTCTGCATGGGGGACACCTGCGGTTTCTACCCCTGCGGGGAGCTGCCCGGAGAGGTCGAGTTGGCTCGATTCCCGCCAGCGCGCCCTCCCGCTGCCGCTGCGGCGCCGGGCATGGGACCGCGGAGAAGCTGGGGCGCCGGGCAAAAGCTCCCGAGGGGCGCCGTCATGGTGTTCCCCAACTGGAATGGTGCCCCGGAGAGAGTCGTCCCACCTTCACGCCAGCTCACGCCGGGTCGCTGGGAGAAACACCACATCTTCCCCCAGTCCGAAGACCTCGCACGCTGGTTCGAGCGCCAGGGCGTCAAGATCCACCACTACACGATGCCAATTCCGCTTCACGTCCATCGGCGAATCCACGACGGCACAGGGCGCGGAGGTGCATGGAACGATGCCTGGCGGAGCTACATGCGGCAGAACCCGCGCGCCAAACCAGAGGAGATCTTCAAGCATGCGGGGGAGCTGATCCACCGCTTCGACCTCATGGGAGGCCCTGTTCAGCCCTACTATTCTCGCCCAGGAGCGTGA
- a CDS encoding DUF2917 domain-containing protein has translation MSALTRRGWLGTLWNQLKPEVPTDAETGAVALFHGALWSRHLDGSEGLSLTCTEGQLWLTFESDPRDYILEPGSTLRLAKPGLVVVQATRPSRFRLAKGVPSLDVR, from the coding sequence ATGAGCGCTCTCACGCGGCGGGGCTGGTTGGGCACGCTGTGGAATCAACTGAAGCCGGAAGTTCCCACGGACGCGGAGACCGGCGCCGTGGCGCTGTTTCACGGAGCCCTGTGGAGTCGTCACCTGGACGGGAGCGAGGGCCTCTCGCTCACCTGTACCGAGGGCCAGCTCTGGCTCACGTTCGAGTCGGACCCACGGGACTACATCCTGGAGCCCGGGAGCACGCTGCGCCTGGCGAAGCCGGGGCTCGTGGTGGTGCAGGCCACCCGGCCCTCGCGCTTCCGGCTCGCGAAGGGGGTCCCTTCGCTGGACGTGCGCTGA
- a CDS encoding PLP-dependent aminotransferase family protein, with amino-acid sequence MGALAHKPKLYEQVAERLSDAIAAGTLRGGDRLPSVRQLSLRERVSISTVLQAYLHLESVGLIETRPQSGHYVRRRERPRLAEPQVSQPAKSATPVTVSGLVSQVYRAMRDPRVIQLGGAWPATELLPVRRLMRELNILTRESGELGILYDAPPGCLELRQQLARRSLDWGAALSADDFIITCGAAEAIHLGLLAVARTGDTIAIESPAYYGTLQNIESLGLKALEIPCSPRHGMELDALQAALERRRVAAVLVVPSFSNPVGSCMPEENRRRLVSMLEERGIPLIEDDIYGDLHFGPERPRTCKSFDTTGNVMLCGSFSKTLAPGFRVGYVAPGKFRERVELLKFSHTVATATLPPLAIARFLEEGGYDRHLRALRRGLKAQVERMAEAVAEFFPEGTRVARPEGGSLLWVELPPTVDALALHERAFAVGISVAPGPIFSARTDSYRNFIRLSCGQPWTPRIEAAVSSLGCLARGLV; translated from the coding sequence ATGGGCGCGCTGGCACACAAACCCAAGTTGTACGAGCAGGTGGCCGAGCGGCTGTCGGACGCGATTGCCGCGGGCACGCTGCGGGGCGGAGACAGGCTGCCGTCCGTGCGGCAGCTCAGCCTGCGTGAGCGGGTGAGCATCTCCACCGTGCTCCAGGCGTACCTGCACCTCGAGTCGGTGGGGCTCATCGAGACGCGGCCCCAGTCCGGCCACTACGTGCGCCGCCGCGAGCGCCCCCGCCTCGCCGAGCCGCAGGTGTCCCAGCCCGCCAAGAGCGCCACGCCCGTGACGGTGAGCGGCCTGGTGTCCCAGGTGTATCGCGCGATGCGAGACCCTCGCGTCATCCAGCTCGGCGGCGCGTGGCCCGCGACGGAGCTGTTGCCGGTGCGGCGGCTGATGCGCGAGCTGAACATCCTCACGCGCGAGTCGGGCGAGCTGGGCATCCTGTACGACGCGCCCCCGGGGTGCCTGGAGCTGCGGCAGCAGCTCGCGCGCCGCTCGCTCGACTGGGGCGCGGCCCTGTCCGCGGACGACTTCATCATCACCTGCGGCGCCGCCGAGGCCATCCACCTGGGCCTGCTCGCCGTCGCCCGCACGGGCGACACCATCGCCATCGAGTCCCCCGCGTACTACGGCACCCTCCAGAACATCGAGTCGCTGGGGCTGAAGGCGCTGGAGATTCCGTGCTCCCCGCGCCACGGCATGGAGCTGGATGCGCTCCAGGCCGCGCTGGAGCGGCGGCGGGTGGCGGCGGTGCTGGTGGTGCCCAGCTTCAGCAACCCGGTGGGCAGCTGCATGCCGGAGGAGAACCGGCGCCGGCTGGTGTCGATGCTGGAGGAGCGAGGCATCCCGCTCATCGAGGACGACATCTACGGCGACCTGCACTTCGGCCCGGAGCGTCCGCGCACGTGCAAGTCCTTCGACACGACGGGGAACGTGATGCTGTGTGGCTCGTTCTCGAAGACGCTCGCGCCGGGGTTCCGCGTCGGGTACGTCGCGCCCGGGAAGTTCCGCGAGCGCGTGGAGCTGCTCAAGTTCTCGCACACCGTGGCGACCGCGACCTTGCCGCCGCTCGCCATCGCGCGCTTCCTGGAAGAGGGCGGGTATGACCGGCACCTGCGCGCGCTGCGCCGGGGACTGAAGGCGCAGGTGGAGCGGATGGCGGAGGCCGTGGCGGAGTTCTTCCCGGAGGGGACGCGGGTGGCTCGGCCGGAGGGAGGCTCGCTGTTGTGGGTGGAGCTGCCGCCCACGGTGGACGCCCTGGCCCTGCACGAGCGCGCCTTCGCCGTGGGCATCAGCGTGGCGCCCGGGCCCATCTTCTCCGCGCGGACGGACTCCTACCGGAACTTCATCCGCTTGAGCTGTGGCCAACCCTGGACACCGCGCATCGAGGCGGCGGTGTCCTCGCTGGGCTGTCTCGCGCGAGGGCTGGTGTAG